From Cenarchaeum symbiont of Oopsacas minuta, the proteins below share one genomic window:
- a CDS encoding Transposase, whose amino-acid sequence MTTKVLNVRVENRHADIRKLFQTSIPKNVKVVMESSSVWHGLFRYMTDRLDLDVVLSNPYQTKAIAASTKKTDKVDAQILADLLRGGYINKCYVPNKKTVEQRQLVRYRHKLVQARTSLKNSKNSIHGILLQKGIKIPGRTFSDKYVASLKAIKDYRINGFLASIHLYDQKITDANMMIYKSARTSIDTKDDSWNC is encoded by the coding sequence TTGACAACAAAGGTATTAAACGTGCGAGTTGAAAACCGACATGCAGACATTAGAAAACTTTTCCAAACAAGTATACCAAAGAATGTAAAAGTCGTGATGGAATCATCGTCTGTTTGGCATGGATTATTTCGATACATGACAGACAGACTGGATCTTGATGTTGTTCTCTCAAATCCATACCAAACAAAAGCTATTGCAGCATCCACTAAAAAAACAGACAAGGTTGATGCACAAATCCTAGCAGACTTGTTGCGTGGAGGATATATTAACAAATGTTATGTGCCAAACAAAAAGACAGTTGAGCAAAGGCAGCTGGTCCGGTACAGACACAAGCTAGTTCAAGCAAGAACATCATTGAAAAACTCTAAAAACTCTATACATGGAATATTACTCCAAAAAGGAATAAAGATTCCTGGACGTACATTTTCCGACAAATATGTCGCAAGCCTCAAGGCCATAAAGGACTATAGGATAAACGGCTTTCTTGCATCTATTCATCTTTACGATCAGAAAATAACAGATGCCAACATGATGATCTACAAGAGTGCACGCACAAGCATAGATACTAAAGACGATTCCTGGAATTGCTGA
- a CDS encoding putative membrane protein has translation MVNEVEESEMSVEENYENSIISIHDKTVMPTITEDRSNLKNKLFSDIWVTINKSISESRINDEMYAKILTSFIQLMNMLERENGLNYHTLKELKHYRAMVDNIHVNNMDFQDIIIKDLNKKYQNEHINSKELSKIFNVMANMQDQISKLSANNSQNVTLDQKNVQSSSKLNIRTKAKTGKSLYAFLALCGIGALTLVATTPFPINIILPIIAGSPIILAIISKLKS, from the coding sequence ATGGTTAATGAAGTAGAAGAATCTGAAATGAGTGTGGAAGAAAATTATGAAAATTCCATAATATCAATTCATGATAAAACAGTTATGCCGACAATTACTGAGGATCGAAGTAATTTAAAAAATAAATTATTTAGTGACATATGGGTTACAATCAACAAATCAATATCCGAAAGTAGAATTAATGATGAAATGTATGCCAAAATACTAACATCATTTATTCAATTAATGAATATGTTGGAACGTGAGAATGGACTAAATTATCACACTCTTAAAGAACTTAAACATTATAGAGCAATGGTTGATAATATTCATGTAAACAATATGGACTTCCAAGATATTATAATAAAAGATTTGAATAAAAAATATCAGAACGAACATATCAATTCAAAAGAATTGTCTAAAATTTTTAATGTAATGGCAAACATGCAAGATCAAATTTCAAAATTATCTGCCAATAATTCACAAAACGTAACTCTAGATCAAAAAAATGTGCAATCTTCATCAAAATTGAACATTAGAACAAAAGCTAAGACTGGAAAATCACTATATGCATTTTTAGCTTTATGTGGTATTGGGGCTTTAACATTAGTAGCAACAACACCATTTCCAATAAATATAATTTTGCCAATTATCGCAGGTTCTCCAATCATATTGGCAATTATTTCAAAACTAAAATCCTGA
- a CDS encoding Transposase has protein sequence MQSGGSAYMADSKYVKWGTHLTIQKSKSWKKQVKIKNKGKNGRRFVYSDKLFESLAIIKTYTGISYRACQGIAQNVLGSNAPDHTTICRRINALKIKIPESPSDQLKDIYLAIDGSGIKPNERGEWIRDKWKIRRGFIKIHFLINVKTRKIVSFTVTTEEKTDSSQFSILLKAASKIASTTAADKCNIVLYGDGAYDTNANFNRYQKLGIKPMIKVRSNSALHAGRYARNDAVREQLGRNKASCIYSK, from the coding sequence GTGCAATCAGGAGGTTCTGCATACATGGCTGATAGCAAATACGTCAAATGGGGCACGCATCTAACCATTCAAAAATCCAAATCTTGGAAAAAACAAGTAAAGATTAAAAATAAAGGAAAGAATGGAAGGCGATTTGTGTATTCGGATAAACTATTTGAGAGTCTTGCAATAATCAAAACATACACGGGTATCTCATATAGAGCGTGTCAAGGAATTGCACAGAATGTTCTAGGTTCAAATGCTCCAGATCATACCACAATATGCCGCAGAATAAATGCACTAAAAATAAAGATACCTGAAAGTCCATCTGATCAGTTAAAAGATATCTATCTTGCAATAGATGGTAGTGGCATAAAACCAAATGAGCGTGGCGAATGGATACGTGACAAATGGAAGATACGGCGCGGATTTATCAAGATACATTTTCTCATAAATGTTAAAACTCGAAAAATTGTCTCTTTTACAGTCACCACAGAGGAGAAAACAGATAGCTCGCAATTCTCTATCTTGTTAAAGGCAGCATCCAAGATAGCATCCACGACAGCTGCGGACAAATGCAATATCGTACTGTATGGAGATGGTGCGTATGATACAAACGCCAATTTTAACCGCTACCAAAAGCTTGGCATTAAACCTATGATAAAGGTTCGATCAAATTCTGCACTTCATGCTGGTCGTTATGCACGTAACGATGCGGTTCGTGAGCAGCTTGGAAGAAATAAAGCATCTTGCATTTACTCCAAATGA
- a CDS encoding Transposase codes for MEEIKHLAFTPNDAMLKNQAEWKKRVRYGQRWIIEVVFSAFKRVFGDSVMSRKWDHIVQELRLKVWVYNMFCDAGLSTP; via the coding sequence TTGGAAGAAATAAAGCATCTTGCATTTACTCCAAATGATGCAATGTTAAAAAACCAAGCAGAGTGGAAAAAACGTGTTAGATATGGTCAACGTTGGATAATTGAGGTAGTGTTTTCTGCATTTAAGAGAGTATTTGGGGATTCTGTTATGTCAAGAAAATGGGATCACATTGTGCAAGAGCTTCGATTAAAAGTATGGGTCTACAACATGTTTTGTGATGCTGGTTTGAGTACACCTTGA
- a CDS encoding transcriptional regulator AbrB family: MGKALGSSKITTRYQVTIPESARDVLNVKSGDNLVFVLDGKRIYVSADI; encoded by the coding sequence ATGGGCAAAGCGTTAGGGTCATCAAAAATAACTACAAGATACCAAGTAACTATCCCAGAATCTGCAAGAGATGTTTTAAATGTTAAATCTGGAGATAATTTGGTTTTCGTTTTGGATGGAAAACGAATTTATGTTAGCGCAGACATTTAA
- a CDS encoding DNA cytosine methyltransferase yields MNKIKKPYSLATLFSGAGGLDSGFVKSGKFKSRFANDVLTPPALTYSKNHDKHIQNVSDFNMKPKFPCYIVGDVTKINFGLLKKIDCVIGGPPCQDFSITRKNRNSLGVKMARGRLYSHFIRILKKTRPRVFIFENVPGLKSVNNGNAYNIICKDLQNLNNRWSKNMIDDNATNYHLIFNNIIDSSHIGVPQRRKRLIIIGVRKDRIRWLKDRHLMDKIENTMQDKKSLLKKYPITAMEAFEGKTIPELADKYKETMESYNDIIKYVDTNYSRMWIKNIFNNITFNVVKDYLFFNNIKFRDDSEIDQAFKTHKKILKELGYYKKSLKNRKFKDGSNKIPVESEHIRERMMHIPPDMNHLFVENTKWNVNGTMSNIYRRICPLKPAYTVLAYGGGGTWGYHYEKERGMMTNRERARLQTFSDDYEFQGNVSQIRAQIGEAVPVRLGQKLSEIAEYILKQTQRK; encoded by the coding sequence ATGAACAAAATAAAAAAACCATATAGTTTAGCAACATTATTCTCTGGCGCGGGAGGTTTAGATTCTGGCTTTGTTAAATCTGGTAAATTTAAAAGTAGATTTGCAAATGATGTTTTGACACCTCCAGCTTTAACCTATTCAAAAAATCATGATAAGCATATTCAAAATGTATCTGATTTTAATATGAAGCCAAAATTTCCGTGTTATATAGTTGGAGATGTCACTAAAATAAATTTTGGACTATTAAAAAAAATTGATTGTGTTATTGGTGGGCCTCCTTGTCAAGATTTTTCAATAACTAGAAAAAATAGAAATTCATTAGGTGTTAAAATGGCTCGAGGACGTCTTTATTCGCATTTTATTCGAATATTGAAAAAAACTAGACCTAGAGTTTTCATATTTGAAAATGTGCCAGGATTAAAGAGTGTAAATAACGGAAATGCATATAACATAATATGTAAAGATCTACAAAATTTAAATAATCGCTGGTCGAAAAATATGATTGATGATAACGCCACAAATTATCATTTAATTTTTAACAACATAATTGATTCATCACATATTGGCGTTCCGCAAAGACGCAAAAGACTTATCATCATTGGTGTTCGTAAAGATCGTATCCGTTGGCTCAAGGATAGACATTTAATGGATAAAATAGAAAATACTATGCAAGATAAAAAATCCCTTTTGAAAAAATACCCAATTACAGCTATGGAGGCATTCGAAGGTAAAACCATTCCAGAATTAGCAGATAAATATAAAGAAACAATGGAATCGTATAATGACATAATAAAATATGTTGATACAAATTATTCACGAATGTGGATCAAAAACATTTTCAATAATATTACATTTAATGTTGTAAAAGATTATTTATTTTTCAATAATATAAAATTTAGAGATGATAGTGAAATTGATCAAGCGTTTAAAACACATAAAAAAATATTAAAAGAATTAGGATATTATAAAAAATCATTAAAGAATAGAAAATTCAAAGATGGTAGTAACAAGATCCCTGTAGAAAGTGAACATATTAGAGAAAGAATGATGCATATTCCACCCGACATGAACCATCTTTTTGTAGAAAATACAAAATGGAATGTGAACGGTACTATGAGTAATATTTACAGGAGAATATGTCCATTAAAACCAGCTTATACTGTACTAGCATACGGCGGTGGCGGAACTTGGGGATATCATTATGAAAAAGAACGTGGTATGATGACTAATAGAGAACGTGCTAGATTACAGACATTTTCAGATGATTATGAATTTCAAGGAAATGTCTCACAAATAAGAGCTCAAATTGGTGAAGCAGTTCCAGTACGATTGGGTCAAAAACTTTCTGAAATTGCAGAATATATTTTAAAACAAACTCAAAGAAAATAG
- a CDS encoding Transposase codes for MTLSPAVVEETRHEISMCVCTNCKRVCEAENDLPKSGSYGKNILALVVQYRAARIPYDEIPKLVKTVCGLVVAKSTIINMIANVSDLMEKDAKTITNTVVRSSFVNIDETSYTRDGLLVWAWCITHEKNIAIIMNKSRGAYVMDAYMDKFYGVAVTDGYLVYKRFDPGGMHQRCWAHELRATTHMVMRHGGAYRKL; via the coding sequence GTGACATTATCACCAGCAGTTGTAGAAGAGACTAGACATGAAATCAGCATGTGCGTATGTACCAACTGCAAACGCGTATGTGAAGCAGAAAATGATCTACCAAAATCAGGATCATATGGCAAGAATATACTTGCTCTGGTTGTCCAATACAGGGCAGCAAGAATTCCATATGATGAAATACCCAAACTGGTCAAAACAGTATGTGGGTTGGTTGTTGCAAAATCTACCATAATCAACATGATTGCAAATGTCTCAGATCTAATGGAAAAAGATGCAAAAACAATAACAAATACGGTTGTACGATCATCGTTTGTCAATATTGATGAGACATCATACACACGAGATGGACTATTAGTTTGGGCATGGTGCATCACACACGAGAAAAATATTGCAATAATCATGAACAAGAGTCGCGGTGCATATGTTATGGACGCATATATGGATAAATTTTATGGTGTTGCAGTAACTGATGGATATCTGGTGTACAAGAGATTTGATCCTGGAGGAATGCATCAGCGATGCTGGGCTCACGAGCTGCGTGCTACTACACACATGGTGATGAGACATGGCGGTGCATATCGGAAACTCTGA
- a CDS encoding Transposase, translating to MHIGNSEEMCILFDDAKNNANCDARVRHAFEYTFDRMLDRYRSFEMQSLIKRLENATETLFAFIEHKDIPPTNNATERALRDVVVRRKISGQIRGLESMKRMSNFLTCILTWKAHGKNVFEEILRIV from the coding sequence GTGCATATCGGAAACTCTGAAGAGATGTGCATACTGTTTGATGATGCCAAAAACAATGCCAATTGTGATGCAAGAGTCAGACATGCGTTTGAATACACATTTGATCGCATGTTGGATAGATATCGTAGTTTTGAAATGCAGAGTCTGATCAAACGGTTGGAGAATGCAACGGAAACTCTATTTGCATTTATTGAGCATAAAGACATTCCACCTACAAACAATGCTACCGAGCGTGCATTACGGGATGTCGTGGTTCGCCGTAAGATAAGCGGTCAGATCAGAGGATTGGAATCTATGAAAAGAATGTCCAACTTTCTAACGTGCATTTTGACATGGAAAGCACACGGTAAGAACGTCTTTGAAGAGATACTCCGTATTGTTTAA
- a CDS encoding N-4 cytosine-specific DNA methylase, with the protein MHEIILKKKFVINDIIQKNAKNMDEVIKPNSVALTITSPPYGNAIDYAQHINNSKYKTTKNFRGNEKITCDEYLDDMVDIFSKINEVTISGGFCCIVIADEIINSTLIPLASLLLSRLVTTKHTENGWYLRDMIIWNKITAGRNGSGNRFGQFIKIPVPTRYRSNIMHEYIIILYKGIKARMLPMDTKQKLPLNRALKRQIALSVWDITPVPPKTVKHPAVFPEQIPWRLIQLFTIPGDIVLDPMCGSGQTLKIAKHLKRKYIGIDIKKEYVKLSKKRLHEKPILSNFMIPVYFPIKWSNVEQSGRKIDAHLDVSDAIPTGYKKIFEKTTVDHHADLTTQHIYYKNRAGEYLCCYIGNKMSPYVMKLGNPKKSNSALIKILNKLPKEFELHEILLALPENVPNDPNSVLTIADVLIHSKIIQKHVMTKKCTIYSK; encoded by the coding sequence ATGCATGAGATCATATTGAAAAAGAAATTTGTCATAAACGACATCATTCAAAAAAACGCTAAAAACATGGATGAAGTTATAAAACCTAATAGTGTAGCATTAACAATCACATCTCCCCCATATGGAAATGCAATAGATTATGCACAACATATTAATAATTCTAAATACAAAACAACAAAAAATTTTCGTGGTAATGAAAAAATAACGTGTGATGAATATCTTGACGATATGGTGGATATATTTTCAAAAATTAATGAAGTTACGATTTCTGGTGGTTTTTGCTGTATTGTAATTGCAGATGAAATTATAAATAGCACATTGATCCCATTAGCAAGTTTATTACTTTCACGCCTTGTAACTACAAAACATACTGAAAATGGATGGTATTTACGAGATATGATTATTTGGAATAAAATTACGGCTGGAAGGAATGGCTCTGGTAATAGATTTGGGCAATTCATAAAAATACCTGTTCCAACACGGTATAGATCAAATATAATGCATGAATATATTATAATATTATACAAGGGTATTAAAGCTCGCATGCTCCCAATGGATACAAAACAAAAATTACCATTGAATAGAGCATTAAAAAGACAAATTGCACTTTCAGTTTGGGATATTACTCCAGTACCACCTAAAACAGTGAAACATCCTGCAGTATTCCCTGAACAAATTCCTTGGAGATTAATTCAACTCTTTACTATTCCTGGAGATATTGTACTTGATCCCATGTGCGGTAGTGGACAAACGTTAAAAATTGCAAAACATCTAAAAAGAAAATATATTGGTATAGATATAAAAAAAGAGTATGTAAAATTATCGAAAAAACGTTTACATGAAAAACCAATTTTATCTAATTTTATGATTCCAGTATATTTTCCAATCAAGTGGTCAAATGTAGAACAATCTGGACGTAAAATAGATGCACATCTAGATGTATCTGATGCAATACCTACAGGATACAAAAAAATATTTGAAAAAACTACAGTAGATCATCATGCAGATTTAACCACACAGCATATTTATTATAAAAATCGCGCTGGTGAATATCTTTGTTGTTATATAGGAAATAAAATGTCGCCATATGTAATGAAATTAGGCAATCCCAAAAAATCCAATTCCGCATTGATTAAAATTCTTAATAAACTTCCAAAAGAATTCGAATTACATGAAATACTGTTAGCATTACCAGAGAATGTCCCAAATGATCCTAATTCAGTATTAACAATCGCTGACGTGTTAATACATTCGAAAATTATACAAAAACATGTCATGACAAAAAAATGCACAATATATTCAAAATAA
- a CDS encoding Transposase, producing the protein MHRKIRILEGCKNKNKKRSGHHKTKKQTKSLPHFDRSYMYVGIDVHKEFLQVAMMDKKGKIVFNERVDRDNDEVKKFFLKNVPKCIMESSSVWYGLFTFMTKDLKLDVSLSNPYQTKAIASSKKKTDKIDAMILADLYRGGYIALCHVPTKIVVEWRRLVRHRHWSVQMRTSEKNAIHGILLQEGIKIAGTTFTQKYNESLHFIGDYRIDESSRGDRLV; encoded by the coding sequence GTGCACAGAAAAATTAGGATTTTAGAAGGTTGTAAGAATAAGAACAAAAAGAGATCTGGTCATCACAAAACTAAAAAACAAACAAAATCATTACCGCATTTTGACAGATCCTACATGTACGTTGGTATTGACGTCCACAAGGAGTTCCTTCAGGTTGCAATGATGGACAAAAAAGGTAAAATTGTCTTTAACGAGAGAGTCGATAGAGACAACGATGAGGTGAAAAAGTTTTTCTTAAAAAATGTCCCAAAGTGTATCATGGAATCCTCATCTGTTTGGTATGGCTTGTTTACGTTCATGACAAAAGATCTAAAGCTGGATGTATCTCTCTCGAACCCATACCAGACAAAGGCAATTGCGTCATCCAAGAAAAAAACTGACAAGATTGACGCAATGATACTTGCAGACCTTTACCGTGGCGGATATATTGCACTGTGCCATGTTCCAACAAAAATTGTGGTGGAATGGAGGCGCCTTGTACGACATAGACATTGGAGTGTACAGATGAGAACGAGTGAAAAAAATGCCATACATGGAATCCTATTACAAGAGGGGATAAAGATTGCAGGTACAACATTTACTCAAAAGTACAACGAATCGCTTCATTTCATAGGTGATTACAGAATTGATGAATCATCTAGAGGCGATAGACTCGTATGA
- a CDS encoding Transposase, whose product MNHLEAIDSYDRLIAKTNKRIYQIARSNKQIQLLKTIPGIGDYSALVIIAEIDDVRRFFRFSPFVFICRFGSKCTQFCRYGKAWQDNKKRQ is encoded by the coding sequence ATGAATCATCTAGAGGCGATAGACTCGTATGATAGACTCATTGCAAAAACAAACAAAAGGATATACCAAATTGCAAGATCTAATAAACAGATCCAATTGCTAAAGACAATTCCAGGAATTGGTGATTACAGTGCCTTGGTAATTATAGCTGAGATTGATGATGTGAGGAGATTTTTCAGATTCTCACCGTTTGTGTTCATATGCAGGTTTGGTTCCAAGTGTACGCAATTCTGCAGATATGGTAAAGCATGGCAGGATAACAAAAAGAGGCAGTAG
- a CDS encoding Homeodomain-like domain-containing protein, with protein sequence MIARLHAMCLMQIRGLDMTETAASMFRTYQFVYKWHDRYQKYGLKGLEERSRCGRPPLVCSHTMMQMEKTFTETGTMILPKQVREYIKNKTGITYHITHVYRIMRGWKLKAKVPQKIHASAYIIR encoded by the coding sequence ATGATAGCACGATTGCATGCCATGTGTTTGATGCAGATACGTGGTCTGGACATGACAGAGACAGCAGCTTCTATGTTCCGAACGTACCAGTTTGTATACAAATGGCACGATCGATATCAAAAATACGGACTCAAAGGCCTGGAGGAAAGGTCCAGATGCGGTCGTCCACCTTTGGTGTGCTCACACACCATGATGCAGATGGAAAAAACATTTACAGAAACAGGAACCATGATACTTCCAAAGCAAGTACGCGAATATATTAAAAATAAAACTGGAATTACATACCATATTACACATGTTTACAGAATTATGCGTGGATGGAAACTAAAAGCAAAAGTTCCACAAAAAATACATGCCAGCGCCTACATCATACGATGA
- a CDS encoding Transposase: protein MSKRTKIFVQDESIVNSDGKMIKKYWCNEDERPIYRWKGDHRKFIAYGMISISGERFFRSYDKFDGPTFLRYVKDAVAKYGRIMIIADRASQHRTKDLERYVQENQDKIRIEYLPKASPQHNIMETIWFVAKQAMDHSEYYPQLEDKRSNFMKYLRTKKLPNNVTDYFKPKMEDFLTNL from the coding sequence ATGTCAAAGAGGACAAAAATTTTTGTCCAGGATGAGAGCATAGTCAACAGCGATGGAAAGATGATCAAAAAATACTGGTGCAACGAGGATGAGCGCCCCATCTATCGATGGAAGGGCGATCATAGAAAATTCATAGCATACGGAATGATCTCAATTTCCGGCGAGCGATTCTTTAGATCGTATGATAAATTTGATGGTCCAACATTTCTACGATACGTAAAAGATGCAGTTGCAAAATACGGTCGCATAATGATAATCGCTGACAGAGCCAGTCAACACAGAACAAAAGATCTTGAAAGGTATGTGCAGGAAAACCAAGACAAAATTCGAATCGAATATCTTCCAAAAGCATCACCACAACACAACATCATGGAGACAATCTGGTTTGTTGCCAAGCAGGCTATGGATCATTCAGAGTACTATCCACAACTAGAGGATAAGAGAAGTAATTTCATGAAATATCTGAGAACAAAGAAACTACCTAATAACGTTACTGATTATTTTAAACCAAAGATGGAGGATTTTTTAACGAACTTATGA